A portion of the Phycodurus eques isolate BA_2022a chromosome 3, UOR_Pequ_1.1, whole genome shotgun sequence genome contains these proteins:
- the rufy3 gene encoding protein RUFY3 isoform X3: MADRDLPTAGLPSRSPSSYGDRGSSDANGHRHRDDSPDETLSPTSVIYFKEALSSVNVRFGKAGGSSTSPTPSPRKYDFHIESVDSKRKNPKDPITIERLNLMNMAKLSIKGLIESALNLGRTLDSDYAPLQQFFVVMEHCLKHGLKTKKTFLGQNKSFWGALELVEKLTPEAGEITASVKDLPGLKTPLGRGRAWLRLALMQKKLSDYMKTIINRKDLLSEFYEPNALMMEEEGAVIAGLLVGLNVIDANLCMKGEDLDSQVGVIDFSMYLKDGGHSSKSAEGDGQITAILDQKNYVEELNRHLSASVNNLQAKVDALEKSNTKLTEELAVANNRIITLQEDVERVKEESSYQMESNRKALRSDSVAADGPALGETRKQLKEETLLRLDVEKELEVQIGMKQEMELSMKMLEKDVCEKQDALVELRQQLDDLRVMNQQLSHKSQSADASSKQKTDAMARLEDKISQMSGTVKQMESSEKHLVKQARNLNTTAGKLLQLQQ, translated from the exons ATGGCCGACAGGGATTTACCCACGGCGGGTCTTCCCTCGCGGTCCCCCTCCTCCTACGGGGACCGCGGTTCTTCCGATGCGAACGGACACCGCCACCGCGACGACAGCCCGGACGAGACCCTCTCGCCCACCTCGGTGATTTACTTCAAGGAGGCGTTGAGCTCAGTCAACGTGAGGTTCGGGAAGGCTGGCGGCTCCTCCACGTCCCCCACTCCGTCGCCGCGCAAGTATGACTTCCACATCGAGAGTGTCGACTCGAAGCGGAAAA ATCCCAAGGACCCCATCACCATCGAGAGGCTCAACCTGATGAACATGGCCAAGCTGAGCATCAAAGGTCTGATCGAGTCGGCGCTTAACCTGGGACGCACGCTGGACTCGGACTACGCCCCCCTGCAGCAGTTTTTCGTAGTCATGGAGCACTGCCTCAAGCACGGCTTGAAAA CCAAAAAGACCTTCCTGGGCCAGAACAAGTCGTTTTGGGGGGCCTTGGAGCTGGTGGAGAAGCTGACGCCCGAGGCCGGCGAGATAACTGCCAGCGTCAAAGACCTGCCTGGCCTCAA GACGCCTTTGGGAAGAGGACGCGCTTGGTTACGGCTCGCGTTGATGCAGAAGAAGCTGTCCGACTACATGAAGACCATAATCAACAGGAAGGACCTACTCAG TGAATTCTACGAGCCCAACGCTCTGAtgatggaggaggagggagcCGTCATCGCCGGACTGCTCGTTGGGCTCAATGTCATCGACGCCAACCTGTGCATGAAAGGAGAAGACCTGGACTCGCAG GTTGGTGTGATAGATTTCTCAATGTACCTAAAAGATGGCGGCCACAGTAGCAAAAGTGCAGAAGG TGACGGTCAGATCACCGCCATACTCGATCAGAAGAATTATGTGGAGGAGCTCAACAGACATTTGAG cgCCTCAGTAAATAACCTCCAGGCCAAAGTGGACGCGCTGGAGAAGTCCAACACGAAGCTCACAGAAGAG CTGGCAGTGGCCAACAACAGGATCATCACGCTACAGGAAGACGTGGAGCGGGTGAAAGAGGAAAGCTCGTATCAGATGGAGTCCAACAGGAAG GCTTTGAGAAGTGACTCTGTGGCAGCGGACGGGCCAGCGCTAGGTGAAACACGCAAGCAGCTCAAGGAGGAGACACTCCTTCGACTG GACGTGGAGAAGGAGCTGGAGGTGCAGATCGGCATGAAGCAGGAGATGGAGCTGTCCATGAAGATGCTGGAGAAGGACGTGTGCGAGAAGCAGGACGCGCTGGTCGAACTCCGACAGCAACTAGACGACCTGCGTGTCATGAACCAGCAGCTCAGCCACAAGTCGCAG AGCGCCGACGCCAGCTCCAAGCAGAAGACCGACGCCATGGCTCGTCTGGAGGACAAAATTAGCCAGATGTCAGGCACCGTCAAACAGATGGAGAGCAG TGAGAAACATTTGGTGAAGCAGGCCCGGAACCTCAACACGACGGCGGGGAAGCTCCTCCAGCTGCAGCAGTAG
- the rufy3 gene encoding protein RUFY3 isoform X1, whose translation MADRDLPTAGLPSRSPSSYGDRGSSDANGHRHRDDSPDETLSPTSVIYFKEALSSVNVRFGKAGGSSTSPTPSPRKYDFHIESVDSKRKNPKDPITIERLNLMNMAKLSIKGLIESALNLGRTLDSDYAPLQQFFVVMEHCLKHGLKTKKTFLGQNKSFWGALELVEKLTPEAGEITASVKDLPGLKTPLGRGRAWLRLALMQKKLSDYMKTIINRKDLLSEFYEPNALMMEEEGAVIAGLLVGLNVIDANLCMKGEDLDSQVGVIDFSMYLKDGGHSSKSAEGDGQITAILDQKNYVEELNRHLSASVNNLQAKVDALEKSNTKLTEELAVANNRIITLQEDVERVKEESSYQMESNRKALRSDSVAADGPALGETRKQLKEETLLRLDVEKELEVQIGMKQEMELSMKMLEKDVCEKQDALVELRQQLDDLRVMNQQLSHKSQSADASSKQKTDAMARLEDKISQMSGTVKQMESRCKQAEREKEAALEANRLFKREFGDKIESLEVELEQLRKHRSNLEVELRREREHHLASTQTEDLPQPHSGSPAMMKDGQVTPEEKSSPNSSLSLCPSDDEEEDSFVDISEASVCSMCEQEDSLLRTKRQCKNCSGVFCEGCVSNELPLPSSILPEVVCTACYTLLLQQYASTSPA comes from the exons ATGGCCGACAGGGATTTACCCACGGCGGGTCTTCCCTCGCGGTCCCCCTCCTCCTACGGGGACCGCGGTTCTTCCGATGCGAACGGACACCGCCACCGCGACGACAGCCCGGACGAGACCCTCTCGCCCACCTCGGTGATTTACTTCAAGGAGGCGTTGAGCTCAGTCAACGTGAGGTTCGGGAAGGCTGGCGGCTCCTCCACGTCCCCCACTCCGTCGCCGCGCAAGTATGACTTCCACATCGAGAGTGTCGACTCGAAGCGGAAAA ATCCCAAGGACCCCATCACCATCGAGAGGCTCAACCTGATGAACATGGCCAAGCTGAGCATCAAAGGTCTGATCGAGTCGGCGCTTAACCTGGGACGCACGCTGGACTCGGACTACGCCCCCCTGCAGCAGTTTTTCGTAGTCATGGAGCACTGCCTCAAGCACGGCTTGAAAA CCAAAAAGACCTTCCTGGGCCAGAACAAGTCGTTTTGGGGGGCCTTGGAGCTGGTGGAGAAGCTGACGCCCGAGGCCGGCGAGATAACTGCCAGCGTCAAAGACCTGCCTGGCCTCAA GACGCCTTTGGGAAGAGGACGCGCTTGGTTACGGCTCGCGTTGATGCAGAAGAAGCTGTCCGACTACATGAAGACCATAATCAACAGGAAGGACCTACTCAG TGAATTCTACGAGCCCAACGCTCTGAtgatggaggaggagggagcCGTCATCGCCGGACTGCTCGTTGGGCTCAATGTCATCGACGCCAACCTGTGCATGAAAGGAGAAGACCTGGACTCGCAG GTTGGTGTGATAGATTTCTCAATGTACCTAAAAGATGGCGGCCACAGTAGCAAAAGTGCAGAAGG TGACGGTCAGATCACCGCCATACTCGATCAGAAGAATTATGTGGAGGAGCTCAACAGACATTTGAG cgCCTCAGTAAATAACCTCCAGGCCAAAGTGGACGCGCTGGAGAAGTCCAACACGAAGCTCACAGAAGAG CTGGCAGTGGCCAACAACAGGATCATCACGCTACAGGAAGACGTGGAGCGGGTGAAAGAGGAAAGCTCGTATCAGATGGAGTCCAACAGGAAG GCTTTGAGAAGTGACTCTGTGGCAGCGGACGGGCCAGCGCTAGGTGAAACACGCAAGCAGCTCAAGGAGGAGACACTCCTTCGACTG GACGTGGAGAAGGAGCTGGAGGTGCAGATCGGCATGAAGCAGGAGATGGAGCTGTCCATGAAGATGCTGGAGAAGGACGTGTGCGAGAAGCAGGACGCGCTGGTCGAACTCCGACAGCAACTAGACGACCTGCGTGTCATGAACCAGCAGCTCAGCCACAAGTCGCAG AGCGCCGACGCCAGCTCCAAGCAGAAGACCGACGCCATGGCTCGTCTGGAGGACAAAATTAGCCAGATGTCAGGCACCGTCAAACAGATGGAGAGCAG atgtaagcAGGCTGAGCGGGAAAAGGAGGCAGCACTGGAGGCCAACCGCCTCTTCAAGCGCGAGTTTGGGGACAAGATCGAGAGTCTGGAGGTGGAGCTGGAGCAGCTCCGGAAACACAG GTCCAACCTGGAGGTGGAGCTGAGGAGGGAGCGAGAGCACCACCTCGCCAGCACACAGACCGAGGACCTCCCTCAA CCTCACTCAGGATCTCCAGCGATGATGAAGGATGGCCAAGTGACACCAGAGGAAAAAAGCAGCCCAAACTCCAGCTT GTCCCTCTGCCCATCTGATGATGAAGAG GAGGATTCTTTTGTGGACATTAGTGAAGCTTCCGTGTGCAGCATGTGCGAGCAGGAAGACTCCCTCCTTAGAACAAAG agaCAGTGCAAGAACTGCAGCGGCGTGTTCTGCGAGGGCTGCGTGTCCAATGAGCTGCCGCTACCGTCATCCATCTTGCCCGAGGTGGTGTGCACCGCCTGCTACACTCTCTTACTTCAGCAGTACGCTTCCACATCGCCAGCATAA
- the rufy3 gene encoding protein RUFY3 isoform X4, producing the protein MSDLTPQSETPTPTTDKITQAARETIYLCNFRVSVDGEWLCLRELNDISLTPDPEPAHEDPKDPITIERLNLMNMAKLSIKGLIESALNLGRTLDSDYAPLQQFFVVMEHCLKHGLKTKKTFLGQNKSFWGALELVEKLTPEAGEITASVKDLPGLKTPLGRGRAWLRLALMQKKLSDYMKTIINRKDLLSEFYEPNALMMEEEGAVIAGLLVGLNVIDANLCMKGEDLDSQVGVIDFSMYLKDGGHSSKSAEGDGQITAILDQKNYVEELNRHLSASVNNLQAKVDALEKSNTKLTEELAVANNRIITLQEDVERVKEESSYQMESNRKALRSDSVAADGPALGETRKQLKEETLLRLDVEKELEVQIGMKQEMELSMKMLEKDVCEKQDALVELRQQLDDLRVMNQQLSHKSQSADASSKQKTDAMARLEDKISQMSGTVKQMESSEKHLVKQARNLNTTAGKLLQLQQ; encoded by the exons ATGTCGGATCTGACGCCCCAGAGCGAGACGCCGACGCCCACCACCGACAAGATCACACAGGCCGCCCGGGAGACCATCTATCTGTGCAACTTCCGCGTGTCGGTGGACGGCGAGTGGCTGTGCTTACGAGAGCTCAACGACATCTCCCTCACGCCGGACCCCGAGCCGGCCCATGAAG ATCCCAAGGACCCCATCACCATCGAGAGGCTCAACCTGATGAACATGGCCAAGCTGAGCATCAAAGGTCTGATCGAGTCGGCGCTTAACCTGGGACGCACGCTGGACTCGGACTACGCCCCCCTGCAGCAGTTTTTCGTAGTCATGGAGCACTGCCTCAAGCACGGCTTGAAAA CCAAAAAGACCTTCCTGGGCCAGAACAAGTCGTTTTGGGGGGCCTTGGAGCTGGTGGAGAAGCTGACGCCCGAGGCCGGCGAGATAACTGCCAGCGTCAAAGACCTGCCTGGCCTCAA GACGCCTTTGGGAAGAGGACGCGCTTGGTTACGGCTCGCGTTGATGCAGAAGAAGCTGTCCGACTACATGAAGACCATAATCAACAGGAAGGACCTACTCAG TGAATTCTACGAGCCCAACGCTCTGAtgatggaggaggagggagcCGTCATCGCCGGACTGCTCGTTGGGCTCAATGTCATCGACGCCAACCTGTGCATGAAAGGAGAAGACCTGGACTCGCAG GTTGGTGTGATAGATTTCTCAATGTACCTAAAAGATGGCGGCCACAGTAGCAAAAGTGCAGAAGG TGACGGTCAGATCACCGCCATACTCGATCAGAAGAATTATGTGGAGGAGCTCAACAGACATTTGAG cgCCTCAGTAAATAACCTCCAGGCCAAAGTGGACGCGCTGGAGAAGTCCAACACGAAGCTCACAGAAGAG CTGGCAGTGGCCAACAACAGGATCATCACGCTACAGGAAGACGTGGAGCGGGTGAAAGAGGAAAGCTCGTATCAGATGGAGTCCAACAGGAAG GCTTTGAGAAGTGACTCTGTGGCAGCGGACGGGCCAGCGCTAGGTGAAACACGCAAGCAGCTCAAGGAGGAGACACTCCTTCGACTG GACGTGGAGAAGGAGCTGGAGGTGCAGATCGGCATGAAGCAGGAGATGGAGCTGTCCATGAAGATGCTGGAGAAGGACGTGTGCGAGAAGCAGGACGCGCTGGTCGAACTCCGACAGCAACTAGACGACCTGCGTGTCATGAACCAGCAGCTCAGCCACAAGTCGCAG AGCGCCGACGCCAGCTCCAAGCAGAAGACCGACGCCATGGCTCGTCTGGAGGACAAAATTAGCCAGATGTCAGGCACCGTCAAACAGATGGAGAGCAG TGAGAAACATTTGGTGAAGCAGGCCCGGAACCTCAACACGACGGCGGGGAAGCTCCTCCAGCTGCAGCAGTAG
- the rufy3 gene encoding protein RUFY3 isoform X2, with protein MSDLTPQSETPTPTTDKITQAARETIYLCNFRVSVDGEWLCLRELNDISLTPDPEPAHEDPKDPITIERLNLMNMAKLSIKGLIESALNLGRTLDSDYAPLQQFFVVMEHCLKHGLKTKKTFLGQNKSFWGALELVEKLTPEAGEITASVKDLPGLKTPLGRGRAWLRLALMQKKLSDYMKTIINRKDLLSEFYEPNALMMEEEGAVIAGLLVGLNVIDANLCMKGEDLDSQVGVIDFSMYLKDGGHSSKSAEGDGQITAILDQKNYVEELNRHLSASVNNLQAKVDALEKSNTKLTEELAVANNRIITLQEDVERVKEESSYQMESNRKALRSDSVAADGPALGETRKQLKEETLLRLDVEKELEVQIGMKQEMELSMKMLEKDVCEKQDALVELRQQLDDLRVMNQQLSHKSQSADASSKQKTDAMARLEDKISQMSGTVKQMESRCKQAEREKEAALEANRLFKREFGDKIESLEVELEQLRKHRSNLEVELRREREHHLASTQTEDLPQPHSGSPAMMKDGQVTPEEKSSPNSSLSLCPSDDEEEDSFVDISEASVCSMCEQEDSLLRTKRQCKNCSGVFCEGCVSNELPLPSSILPEVVCTACYTLLLQQYASTSPA; from the exons ATGTCGGATCTGACGCCCCAGAGCGAGACGCCGACGCCCACCACCGACAAGATCACACAGGCCGCCCGGGAGACCATCTATCTGTGCAACTTCCGCGTGTCGGTGGACGGCGAGTGGCTGTGCTTACGAGAGCTCAACGACATCTCCCTCACGCCGGACCCCGAGCCGGCCCATGAAG ATCCCAAGGACCCCATCACCATCGAGAGGCTCAACCTGATGAACATGGCCAAGCTGAGCATCAAAGGTCTGATCGAGTCGGCGCTTAACCTGGGACGCACGCTGGACTCGGACTACGCCCCCCTGCAGCAGTTTTTCGTAGTCATGGAGCACTGCCTCAAGCACGGCTTGAAAA CCAAAAAGACCTTCCTGGGCCAGAACAAGTCGTTTTGGGGGGCCTTGGAGCTGGTGGAGAAGCTGACGCCCGAGGCCGGCGAGATAACTGCCAGCGTCAAAGACCTGCCTGGCCTCAA GACGCCTTTGGGAAGAGGACGCGCTTGGTTACGGCTCGCGTTGATGCAGAAGAAGCTGTCCGACTACATGAAGACCATAATCAACAGGAAGGACCTACTCAG TGAATTCTACGAGCCCAACGCTCTGAtgatggaggaggagggagcCGTCATCGCCGGACTGCTCGTTGGGCTCAATGTCATCGACGCCAACCTGTGCATGAAAGGAGAAGACCTGGACTCGCAG GTTGGTGTGATAGATTTCTCAATGTACCTAAAAGATGGCGGCCACAGTAGCAAAAGTGCAGAAGG TGACGGTCAGATCACCGCCATACTCGATCAGAAGAATTATGTGGAGGAGCTCAACAGACATTTGAG cgCCTCAGTAAATAACCTCCAGGCCAAAGTGGACGCGCTGGAGAAGTCCAACACGAAGCTCACAGAAGAG CTGGCAGTGGCCAACAACAGGATCATCACGCTACAGGAAGACGTGGAGCGGGTGAAAGAGGAAAGCTCGTATCAGATGGAGTCCAACAGGAAG GCTTTGAGAAGTGACTCTGTGGCAGCGGACGGGCCAGCGCTAGGTGAAACACGCAAGCAGCTCAAGGAGGAGACACTCCTTCGACTG GACGTGGAGAAGGAGCTGGAGGTGCAGATCGGCATGAAGCAGGAGATGGAGCTGTCCATGAAGATGCTGGAGAAGGACGTGTGCGAGAAGCAGGACGCGCTGGTCGAACTCCGACAGCAACTAGACGACCTGCGTGTCATGAACCAGCAGCTCAGCCACAAGTCGCAG AGCGCCGACGCCAGCTCCAAGCAGAAGACCGACGCCATGGCTCGTCTGGAGGACAAAATTAGCCAGATGTCAGGCACCGTCAAACAGATGGAGAGCAG atgtaagcAGGCTGAGCGGGAAAAGGAGGCAGCACTGGAGGCCAACCGCCTCTTCAAGCGCGAGTTTGGGGACAAGATCGAGAGTCTGGAGGTGGAGCTGGAGCAGCTCCGGAAACACAG GTCCAACCTGGAGGTGGAGCTGAGGAGGGAGCGAGAGCACCACCTCGCCAGCACACAGACCGAGGACCTCCCTCAA CCTCACTCAGGATCTCCAGCGATGATGAAGGATGGCCAAGTGACACCAGAGGAAAAAAGCAGCCCAAACTCCAGCTT GTCCCTCTGCCCATCTGATGATGAAGAG GAGGATTCTTTTGTGGACATTAGTGAAGCTTCCGTGTGCAGCATGTGCGAGCAGGAAGACTCCCTCCTTAGAACAAAG agaCAGTGCAAGAACTGCAGCGGCGTGTTCTGCGAGGGCTGCGTGTCCAATGAGCTGCCGCTACCGTCATCCATCTTGCCCGAGGTGGTGTGCACCGCCTGCTACACTCTCTTACTTCAGCAGTACGCTTCCACATCGCCAGCATAA